The following are encoded in a window of Nitrospirae bacterium CG2_30_53_67 genomic DNA:
- a CDS encoding site-specific tyrosine recombinase XerD encodes MEQHIHEFLHFIRIEKGLSNNTAEAYRRDLTHFSEFLKGQGIHKAAKIDRRAVLSYLIQIKRSGLNLSTVRRRLVSIRMFFRFLIQEGRIQTDPAENIESPKTIQYLPQTLTPAEVESLLRTPDTESPLGKRDRTMLEVLYATGLRVSELVSLKNSDINLEVGYLITMGKGGKERLVPMGDSAQGWIRDFLSHDRPRILKSRRSDFLFPNRFGNRMSRQWFFKIIKKYALQSGIRKEISPHTLRHSFASHLLENGADLRSVQLMLGHADISTTQIYTHVTKERLKKVFDKFHPRA; translated from the coding sequence ATGGAACAGCACATTCATGAGTTCCTCCATTTCATCCGAATCGAAAAAGGGCTCTCGAACAATACGGCGGAGGCCTACCGCAGGGACCTGACACATTTTTCTGAGTTTCTCAAGGGCCAGGGGATCCATAAGGCCGCGAAGATAGACCGCAGGGCGGTCCTTTCCTATCTGATTCAGATCAAACGATCAGGATTGAATCTCTCCACGGTCCGGCGAAGACTGGTCAGTATCCGGATGTTTTTCCGTTTCCTGATTCAGGAAGGACGAATCCAGACGGACCCTGCCGAAAACATCGAGTCCCCCAAAACAATCCAGTACCTCCCGCAGACCCTGACTCCCGCAGAAGTGGAGAGCCTCCTCCGCACACCGGACACGGAATCACCCCTTGGGAAGCGGGACCGGACCATGCTGGAGGTCCTCTATGCCACGGGACTTCGCGTGAGTGAACTGGTTTCCTTGAAAAACTCGGATATCAACCTTGAAGTCGGATATCTGATCACCATGGGAAAGGGGGGAAAAGAGCGTCTGGTCCCCATGGGTGATTCGGCCCAGGGATGGATCAGGGATTTTCTATCGCATGACCGGCCCAGAATATTGAAATCGCGCCGGAGCGATTTTCTTTTTCCCAACCGGTTCGGAAATAGGATGAGCCGTCAGTGGTTTTTTAAGATCATCAAGAAATATGCCCTCCAGTCGGGTATCCGCAAGGAGATATCCCCTCATACACTCCGGCATTCCTTTGCCAGCCATCTTCTTGAAAACGGAGCGGATCTTCGATCCGTCCAACTCATGCTCGGACATGCGGATATCTCCACCACACAGATCTATACCCACGTCACAAAAGAACGGCTCAAAAAAGTTTTCGATAAATTTCACCCAAGGGCATGA